A single genomic interval of Lathyrus oleraceus cultivar Zhongwan6 chromosome 7, CAAS_Psat_ZW6_1.0, whole genome shotgun sequence harbors:
- the LOC127106671 gene encoding leucine-rich repeat extensin-like protein 4: MIKNIIQTFLHLLLLLLLLLPNPSKASIGIGIGVGIGIGKGNGNGNGSSKQNLNNAYKALQAWKSSITNDPLNILDTWVGPNVCSYKGIFCESSTTSYVVAGIDLNHANLQGTLVKELSLLSDITLLHLNTNNFSGTVPETFKDFTFLQELDLSNNQLSGSFPTVTLNMPSLIYLDLRFNSFKGSLPEELFNKKLDAIFLNNNQFSGEIPQSFGNSPASVINLANNKLTGNIPASFGFMSPKLKEIIFLNNQLSGCIPQGVGVFTEMQVLDLSFNSLVGHLPDSISCLQDIEVLNLGHNKLSGDISDVICSLKRLLNLTVAYNFFSGFSQECSRLFNIGFDFSDNCIPGRNLQRPEPECSLIPGGDLNCLRIPSPKPLVCATLASSIDSSSP; the protein is encoded by the coding sequence ATGATCAAAAACATCATTCAAACTTTCCTCCACCTCCttctcctcctcctcctcctcctcccaaATCCATCAAAAGCTTCCATTGGTATAGGCATTGGTGTTGGCATTGGCATAGGCAAAGGCAATGGTAATGGCAATGGATCATCTAAGCAAAATCTGAACAATGCTTACAAAGCTCTTCAAGCTTGGAAATCTTCAATCACCAATGACCCTTTAAACATTCTAGACACATGGGTTGGTCCTAATGTTTGTTCTTACAAAGGAATCTTCTGTGAATCTTCTACTACTAGTTATGTTGTTGCAGGCATAGATCTCAACCATGCAAACCTTCAAGGAACACTTGTCAAAGAACTCTCATTACTATCCGATATAACACTTCTTCATCTCAACACTAACAACTTTTCCGGCACAGTTCCTGAAACATTCAAAGACTTTACCTTCCTTCAAGAACTAGACCTCAGCAACAACCAACTTTCAGGTTCTTTTCCGACAGTTACCTTAAACATGCCAAGCTTAATTTACCTAGACCTTAGATTCAACAGCTTCAAAGGGTCACTTCCTGAAGAACTCTTCAACAAGAAACTCGATGCAATATTCCTCAACAACAATCAATTCAGCGGCGAAATACCTCAAAGCTTCGGTAACTCACCTGCATCAGTGATCAATTTAGCTAACAACAAATTAACCGGAAACATACCTGCAAGTTTTGGTTTCATGAGTCCTAAACTGAAAGAGATTATCTTTCTTAACAATCAATTATCCGGTTGTATTCCACAAGGTGTTGGTGTGTTCACAGAAATGCAGGTTCTTGATCTGAGTTTCAATTCTCTTGTGGGCCATTTACCAGATTCAATATCTTGTTTGCAAGATATAGAAGTTCTTAATCTAGGACATAACAAGCTTTCTGGTGATATATCCGATGTGATATGTTCTTTGAAAAGGTTGTTGAATTTAACTGTTGCTTATAATTTTTTTTCTGGGTTTAGTCAAGAATGTTCTAGGCTTTTCAATATTGGTTTTGATTTCTCGGATAATTGTATACCTGGTAGGAATTTGCAGAGACCTGAACCTGAGTGTTCTTTGATTCCTGGTGGTGATTTAAATTGTCTTAGAATTCCTAGTCCAAAACCTCTTGTTTGTGCTACTTTGGCTTCAAGTATTGATTCATCATCACCTTGA